GGGGGCGGGACCTGCCGGACCACCTCGTCGAGCAGCGCGCCGACGCCCACGCCGGTCTTCGCCGAAACCCGCAGCACCTCGTCCGGCTCGCAGCCGATGATGTGCGCGATCTCGCCGGCGTACTTGTCCGGATCGGCCGAGGGCAGGTCGATCTTGTTCAGCACCGGGATGATCTGGAGGTTGTTCTCGAGCGCCAGGTACAGGTTGGCCAGGGTCTGCGCCTCGATCCCCTGCGCCGCGTCCACCAGCAGGATCGCCCCTTCGCACGCCTCGAGGGCGCGGGAGACCTCGTAGGTGAAGTCGACGTGGCCGGGGGTGTCGATCATGTGCAGCACGTGGTCCTGGCCGTCCACCTGCCACGGCAGCCGCACGTTCTGGGCCTTGATCGTGATGCCGCGTTCCCGCTCGATGTCCATGCGGTCGAGGTACTGCGCGCGCATCGCCCGCTCCTCGACGACGCCGGTCAGCTGCAGCATCCGGTCCGCCAGCGTCGACTTGCCGTGGTCGATGTGGGCGATGATGCAGAAGTTGCGGATCAACTCCGGCGGCGTGAAGGTGGTGTCGGCGAACGTCTTGGGCGCTGTCACTCGGGCTGTCCTCAGGATGGTGGGGGATGTCCGTACCCCATCGTCCCATGGACCTCCGGGTGCGAGTGGGGGTCATCCCCGATGCGCCCCCGCGCGTCTCGTGATGACCTCGAAGTATGAGCACCGCACCCTCCCCTTCGCCCGGCCCCGGCGTCCTCGATGCCGCGTTCGACCGGGTCTTCGGACACCCCAGCGGCCTGCTGGGCAGGCTCGGCGGCAAGCTGATGGCGGTCAGCAACGCCGGCACCGAACACCGCGTGGTCGACCTCGCCCGCCTCGAACCCGACGAGACCGTCCTGGTCGTCGGTCCCGGTCCCGGCATCGGCCTGGACGCGGCCGCCAGGCTCGCCGGCGAAGTGATCGGCGTCGAGCCTTCCCCCGAGATGCGCAGCCTGTGCACGGACCGCTGCGGCGACCGCGCTGAGGTGCGTGCGGGCAGCGCCGCGCGGACCGGCGCCGAGGACGCGTCTGTCGACGTCGTGCTGACCGTCAACAACGTCCAGCTGTGGGACGACCGGCCGGCCGGCTTCGCCGAGCTGTTCCGGGTGCTGCGGCCAGGCGGACGGCTGCTGCTGTCGGCGCACGAGAAATGGCTGCCGGTCACCCGGCACGAGCTTGCCGACGAAGCCGCCGCGGCCGGGTTCACGGACCTGCAGACCTGGACTTGGGACCCGCCCGGGTTCGCCCCGCTGGCCGCCCAGCTGCGCGCGGTGAAGCCGGCGGCTTAGCGCTGGTCGCGGCGCAACGGGTGGTCTTCCGGGACCTCGACGAGGACGATCCGCAGCCCGTCCGGGTCGGCGATCCACGCCTCGTCGGTGCCCCACGGCTCGCGCACCGGCTCTCGCACCGGTTCGACGCCGCGGCCGGCCAGTTCGGCCAGCGTCGCCCGCAGGTCGCGGACCTGCAGGAACAAGTTGACGTCCGGGCCCGGTCCCGCCTCGCCCGCTCCGACTACCTCGATCGATCCTCCGCCGGCGAAGAACCGCGTGCCGCCCGGGAACTCGCGCTCGATCGCGAGGCCGAGCTTGTCGCGGTAGAACGCGGTGGACACCTCGTGGTCGCGAGGGTGGATCAGCACCCGGCTGCTCAGTACGTCCATAGGCTCCTGCCTACCCGAGGCGCTCCGCTCAGGCGAGCGCAATCGCCGCGATCCCGGCCAGGACGACGACCGACCCGGCGAGCCGGCGGACCGCGTTGCGCTCGCGGAGCACGAGCCAGGCGGCCACCCCGCCGAACACGATCGACAGCTCCCGGGCCGGCGCCACCAGGCTGACCGGTGCGATCTGCAGCGCGTACAGGACCAGCAGATAGCCGGCCGGCGAGGCGAGCCCGACGATCAGCACCTCGCGCCGGTGATCGCGCCACAGCCGCTCGACCTCGAAGCGGCCGCGCACGGCGGCCGGTGCGAGCAGGATGCTCTGCCCCAGCGCACCGCCGCCGAAGTAGACCAGCGGCGGGACGCCCAGCGTGGTGACCGAGTGCGCGTCCCAGAGCGTGTAGCCCGCGATGGCCGCTCCGGTGAGGACGCCGTAGAACACCCCGGCCCGGCGCGCGCGGGAGTCGCCGGCGCCGCCGCCGAGACTGATCACCAGGACGCCCGACACGACGAGGAACGCGCCGGCCAACCCGAGAACCCCGGGCCGTTCGTGCAGCAGGAGGACGGCCACGAGCACCGACAGGAGCG
This sequence is a window from Amycolatopsis benzoatilytica AK 16/65. Protein-coding genes within it:
- a CDS encoding VOC family protein, producing the protein MDVLSSRVLIHPRDHEVSTAFYRDKLGLAIEREFPGGTRFFAGGGSIEVVGAGEAGPGPDVNLFLQVRDLRATLAELAGRGVEPVREPVREPWGTDEAWIADPDGLRIVLVEVPEDHPLRRDQR
- a CDS encoding class I SAM-dependent methyltransferase, with the protein product MSTAPSPSPGPGVLDAAFDRVFGHPSGLLGRLGGKLMAVSNAGTEHRVVDLARLEPDETVLVVGPGPGIGLDAAARLAGEVIGVEPSPEMRSLCTDRCGDRAEVRAGSAARTGAEDASVDVVLTVNNVQLWDDRPAGFAELFRVLRPGGRLLLSAHEKWLPVTRHELADEAAAAGFTDLQTWTWDPPGFAPLAAQLRAVKPAA
- a CDS encoding EamA family transporter, whose protein sequence is MNSSALAMVLVAAVVHAGWNLAAKRVSGGGPRFVWLYYTVSAVAMLPAVGVALAVEPERPQWSWLFAAAATAIMHVLYGIVLQRGYEVGDLSVVYPLARGTGPLLSVLVAVLLLHERPGVLGLAGAFLVVSGVLVISLGGGAGDSRARRAGVFYGVLTGAAIAGYTLWDAHSVTTLGVPPLVYFGGGALGQSILLAPAAVRGRFEVERLWRDHRREVLIVGLASPAGYLLVLYALQIAPVSLVAPARELSIVFGGVAAWLVLRERNAVRRLAGSVVVLAGIAAIALA